A window of Phyllobacterium sp. T1293 contains these coding sequences:
- a CDS encoding GNAT family N-acetyltransferase translates to MWIRSATKDDLPTVRDLLVETWHATYDDVYGVEKVNAVTNRYHSLDALKKQLAKPYSEFILADDGADLFGMAYASQKDHKLALLNQLYVHPEKQSNGVGSLLLAEVESAFPGVFMLQLEVIESNQKARRFYESRGFDLTGARTDNWGEANSGISVLVMEKSLSGYELAP, encoded by the coding sequence ATGTGGATTCGAAGCGCGACGAAGGACGATCTGCCAACTGTCCGTGATTTGCTCGTAGAGACCTGGCATGCGACTTACGACGATGTTTACGGCGTCGAAAAGGTCAATGCAGTCACCAATCGCTACCACTCGCTGGATGCATTGAAAAAACAGCTGGCGAAACCCTATTCGGAGTTCATTCTTGCCGATGACGGGGCTGATCTTTTTGGCATGGCCTATGCCTCGCAAAAAGATCACAAGCTGGCACTGCTCAACCAGCTCTATGTGCATCCGGAAAAGCAGAGCAACGGCGTGGGTTCGCTGCTTCTGGCGGAAGTGGAAAGCGCTTTCCCTGGCGTATTCATGCTGCAGCTTGAAGTTATCGAATCAAATCAAAAGGCTCGGCGCTTTTATGAAAGCCGTGGATTCGATTTGACCGGCGCGCGAACAGACAATTGGGGTGAAGCCAATTCCGGTATTTCCGTGCTGGTCATGGAAAAATCCCTGTCCGGATATGAGCTTGCACCGTGA
- a CDS encoding cysteine hydrolase family protein, translated as MQNIYGLAIPETLAETVSPETTALVVYDMQVGILHQMKDGAAILDKVVQTVEIARSAGIRIFFMRHMSLPKKMAGIFQLKQMMAWQRKTAPEDVEPWFLRDSPGFALAPELAVREDEAILDKITFSAFEGTPLAIALRDCGLKSFIICGIATEIGIDPTVRHGADLGFIPVILTDACGGGHADAADRSMANMAYMGDSILCTVDELAKALTAGTSG; from the coding sequence ATGCAAAATATCTACGGTCTTGCCATCCCTGAAACCCTTGCTGAAACCGTAAGCCCCGAAACAACGGCGCTTGTTGTTTACGATATGCAGGTGGGAATATTGCACCAGATGAAGGATGGCGCTGCCATACTGGACAAGGTGGTGCAAACCGTCGAAATCGCCCGCTCCGCTGGCATCCGCATCTTCTTCATGCGCCATATGTCGCTGCCAAAGAAAATGGCCGGGATATTCCAACTGAAACAGATGATGGCCTGGCAGCGCAAAACAGCGCCCGAAGACGTCGAACCATGGTTCCTGCGTGACAGCCCCGGCTTTGCGCTTGCCCCGGAATTGGCGGTGCGCGAGGATGAGGCCATTCTCGATAAGATCACCTTCTCAGCCTTCGAAGGCACACCGCTTGCCATTGCCCTGCGTGATTGCGGCCTCAAAAGCTTTATCATCTGCGGTATTGCCACGGAAATCGGCATTGATCCGACGGTGCGCCATGGTGCCGATCTCGGCTTTATTCCGGTTATCCTCACCGATGCCTGCGGCGGCGGCCATGCTGATGCGGCGGATCGGTCGATGGCCAACATGGCCTATATGGGCGACTCCATCCTTTGCACTGTTGATGAACTGGCAAAGGCGCTGACGGCAGGGACGTCTGGTTGA
- the gatB gene encoding Asp-tRNA(Asn)/Glu-tRNA(Gln) amidotransferase subunit GatB — MTLVDTRTPEPKRFISGATGDWEIVIGMEVHAQITSNSKLFSGASTTFGAEPNENVSLVDAAMPGMLPVINEWCVRQAIRTGLGLKAQINLKSVFDRKNYFYPDLPQGYQISQFKQPIVGEGTMLISVGPDNKGQFEDVEIGIERLHLEQDAGKSLHDQNPTMSYVDLNRSGVALMEIVSKPDMRSADEAKAYLTKMRTIVRYLGTCDGNMDEGSMRADVNVSVRKPGGEFGTRCEIKNVNSIRFAGQAIDYEARRQIAILEDGGSIEQETRLFDPVKGETRSMRTKEEAHDYRYFPDPDLLPLEFEQSYVDELRADLPELPDDKKARLVSALGLSVYDASILVTEKAIADYFETVAAGRDGKLAANWVINDLLGALNKAGKGIEESPVSADQLGGIIDLIKEGTISGKIAKDLFELVWNEGGDPRKLVEERGMKQVTDTGAIEKAVDDVIAANPDKVEQAKAKPTMAGWFVGQVMKSTGGKANPQAVSDLVKAKLGIID; from the coding sequence ATGACTCTCGTTGATACCCGCACACCCGAACCCAAGCGTTTCATTTCCGGTGCCACAGGCGACTGGGAAATCGTCATCGGCATGGAAGTCCATGCGCAGATCACGTCCAATTCGAAACTCTTCTCCGGTGCTTCGACGACCTTTGGTGCTGAGCCCAATGAGAACGTGTCGCTTGTTGATGCCGCCATGCCGGGCATGCTGCCTGTCATCAATGAATGGTGCGTGCGTCAGGCGATTCGGACCGGTCTTGGTTTGAAGGCACAGATCAACCTGAAATCCGTGTTTGACCGGAAGAACTATTTTTATCCTGACCTGCCGCAGGGTTATCAGATTTCCCAATTCAAGCAGCCGATTGTCGGTGAAGGCACGATGCTCATCTCGGTTGGTCCTGACAATAAGGGCCAGTTTGAAGATGTTGAGATTGGCATTGAGCGCCTGCATCTGGAACAGGATGCCGGCAAGTCGCTGCACGACCAGAACCCGACCATGTCCTATGTGGACCTCAACCGTTCAGGCGTGGCGCTGATGGAAATCGTCTCTAAGCCGGATATGCGTTCAGCCGACGAAGCCAAGGCATACCTGACCAAGATGCGCACCATCGTGCGTTATCTCGGCACCTGCGATGGCAACATGGATGAAGGCTCGATGCGCGCTGACGTCAACGTCTCCGTGCGCAAGCCGGGCGGCGAATTCGGCACGCGCTGCGAGATCAAAAACGTCAACTCCATCCGCTTTGCCGGTCAGGCAATTGACTATGAAGCGCGTCGCCAGATTGCCATTCTGGAAGATGGTGGATCAATTGAGCAGGAAACACGGCTGTTTGACCCCGTGAAGGGCGAAACACGCTCCATGCGCACCAAAGAAGAGGCGCATGACTATCGCTATTTCCCCGATCCGGACCTTCTGCCGCTGGAATTCGAGCAGTCCTATGTGGATGAGCTGCGGGCTGACCTTCCAGAATTGCCTGATGACAAGAAAGCGCGCCTCGTTTCAGCGCTTGGCCTTTCGGTCTATGACGCCTCCATTCTTGTGACGGAAAAGGCGATTGCCGACTATTTCGAAACGGTGGCTGCAGGGCGCGATGGCAAGCTTGCGGCAAACTGGGTGATCAATGATCTGCTCGGCGCGCTGAACAAAGCGGGCAAGGGGATTGAAGAATCTCCCGTATCGGCGGATCAGCTTGGCGGCATTATTGACCTGATCAAGGAAGGCACCATTTCAGGCAAGATCGCCAAGGACCTGTTCGAGCTTGTCTGGAACGAAGGCGGCGATCCGCGCAAACTGGTTGAAGAGCGCGGCATGAAGCAGGTGACTGACACCGGCGCCATTGAAAAAGCCGTGGATGATGTCATTGCTGCGAATCCTGATAAGGTCGAGCAGGCAAAGGCAAAACCAACCATGGCTGGCTGGTTTGTCGGACAGGTGATGAAGTCTACTGGTGGCAAGGCAAATCCGCAGGCTGTCAGCGATCTGGTCAAGGCAAAACTCGGGATTATCGATTAG
- a CDS encoding TetR/AcrR family transcriptional regulator, which produces MNEIAPLVSVSGDKDAAMRKEPTQRRSKERVERILSCASTLIADNGSDAMRMSDVAEKAGISIGSLYQYFPDKGSIIRTLADRYNALGRECIADTLKNVHDMNGLQASFAELIDIYYALFLAEPVMRDIWSGTQADKALRDIDLLDSRLNGAVLADARARVDPAADRAFLENSSFLIMHLGQATMHLAISVDPAEGAALVDGFKRMVLREMLAE; this is translated from the coding sequence CCCCTTGTGTCTGTGTCGGGTGACAAGGATGCCGCCATGCGCAAGGAACCGACCCAGCGCCGCAGCAAGGAGAGGGTGGAGCGCATTCTTTCCTGTGCCTCGACGCTGATCGCGGACAATGGCAGCGATGCCATGCGCATGAGCGACGTGGCTGAGAAAGCGGGAATATCGATCGGCTCGCTCTACCAGTACTTTCCGGACAAGGGATCAATCATCCGCACCCTTGCCGATCGGTACAATGCGCTAGGGCGCGAATGCATTGCTGATACGCTGAAAAATGTTCATGATATGAACGGTTTACAGGCGTCTTTTGCGGAATTGATTGATATTTATTATGCGCTGTTTCTTGCCGAACCGGTTATGCGCGACATCTGGTCGGGCACGCAGGCGGACAAGGCGCTGCGCGATATCGATCTGCTCGATAGCCGCCTGAACGGTGCTGTGCTGGCCGACGCGCGAGCCCGCGTCGATCCGGCTGCGGACAGGGCTTTTCTGGAAAATTCAAGCTTCCTGATCATGCATTTGGGCCAGGCAACGATGCACCTTGCGATTTCCGTCGACCCTGCGGAAGGCGCTGCGCTGGTCGACGGTTTCAAACGCATGGTGCTCAGGGAGATGCTGGCAGAGTGA